The Paenibacillus sp. FSL R7-0204 genome includes a region encoding these proteins:
- a CDS encoding ABC transporter permease translates to MTFRQFAFRNVSRNTRLYTAYFLSSMFTVMVFFTFSIFAYHPVLSGDNIQTSAALALSVSKWVIYVFSFFFVLYSMSAFLQSRKREFGLMMMHGMTVRQLRRMIFLENMIVGSGATVSGIGLGVIFAKGILLAGENVLALNEPLQFYFPFKAMVVTLISFLLLFVMISLFISTVLRSGKLITLIHSNRQPKPEPKASLLLSLLVVTLLGISYFLSLRASGLSVVVLLAPVVIMVSIGTYLLFTQLSVYLIRKLKAREQLFWRRTNMLLLSDLSYRMKDNARSFFLVAIISTVSFSAIGALYGFQSMINGATTQKNPYLFTYQSLDGDGKAQAHIQLIDQSLGRAGIAAEKTGLELNYYKAADGRTMILVKQSEYNRLAELMELKPIQLAAEKAAVVDFGLSRKGEEMLHQPVELQPGIVIEADQAVVSWAVRGVSGYYIVPDEWIGKLGQPLKVSRYYAWHGAIGQPGAEKAGAKLTNELPYDERYTFYALEYLTSKTNDSFGPVMFIGFFVGIVFFVSAGSFLYFRLYSDLDEDKQKFKAISKLGLSDKELRRILNRQISLLFFAPIVVALVHGAVALTTLSHMFQYSIFRESLLVLGLFFFIQVIYFFIVRLFYTRQIRSALAG, encoded by the coding sequence ATGACGTTCCGCCAGTTCGCATTCCGTAATGTCTCCCGGAACACAAGGCTATACACCGCCTATTTTCTCAGCAGCATGTTTACCGTAATGGTCTTCTTTACCTTTTCCATCTTTGCCTACCATCCGGTGCTGAGCGGGGACAATATTCAAACCAGTGCGGCTCTGGCGCTATCGGTCTCCAAATGGGTGATCTATGTGTTCTCTTTCTTCTTCGTGCTCTACTCCATGAGTGCATTTCTGCAATCGCGCAAAAGGGAGTTCGGGCTGATGATGATGCATGGCATGACGGTCCGGCAGCTGCGGCGGATGATCTTTCTGGAGAATATGATCGTCGGGTCAGGCGCCACGGTCAGCGGCATTGGACTCGGCGTTATCTTTGCCAAGGGGATTCTGCTTGCCGGGGAGAATGTGCTTGCGCTTAATGAGCCGCTGCAATTCTATTTTCCGTTCAAGGCGATGGTGGTGACGCTGATCTCCTTCCTGCTGCTGTTCGTCATGATCTCCCTGTTCATCTCTACGGTGCTGCGCAGCGGCAAGCTGATCACGCTCATCCATTCAAACCGCCAGCCCAAGCCGGAGCCGAAAGCCTCGCTTCTGCTGTCGTTGCTGGTGGTAACGCTGCTGGGGATCAGCTACTTCCTGTCCCTTCGGGCGAGTGGTCTGAGTGTAGTGGTGCTACTTGCACCAGTTGTCATTATGGTGTCGATCGGTACCTATCTGCTGTTCACACAGCTCAGTGTGTACCTGATCCGTAAGCTGAAGGCGCGTGAGCAGCTATTCTGGCGCAGAACCAATATGCTGCTGCTCTCAGATCTTTCCTACCGGATGAAGGACAACGCGCGTTCCTTTTTCCTGGTCGCCATCATCTCTACCGTATCCTTCAGCGCGATAGGAGCTTTATACGGATTCCAGTCGATGATCAACGGCGCGACTACGCAGAAGAATCCCTATCTGTTCACCTATCAGTCCTTGGACGGAGACGGCAAGGCACAGGCCCATATACAGCTTATTGACCAGAGCCTTGGCAGAGCCGGGATTGCCGCCGAGAAAACAGGTCTGGAGCTTAACTACTATAAGGCTGCGGATGGCAGGACAATGATTCTGGTGAAGCAATCCGAATATAACCGCTTAGCAGAGCTGATGGAGCTGAAGCCTATACAGCTTGCCGCAGAAAAAGCCGCAGTTGTAGATTTCGGGCTGTCCCGCAAGGGGGAAGAGATGCTCCACCAGCCGGTCGAGCTGCAGCCAGGAATCGTCATCGAGGCGGACCAGGCTGTCGTATCTTGGGCGGTACGGGGGGTCAGCGGTTACTACATCGTCCCTGATGAGTGGATCGGCAAGCTTGGACAGCCGCTCAAAGTGAGCCGTTATTATGCATGGCACGGAGCGATTGGACAGCCGGGAGCAGAGAAGGCAGGTGCAAAGCTGACAAATGAGCTTCCCTATGACGAGAGGTATACTTTCTATGCCCTCGAGTATTTAACCTCCAAGACTAATGACAGCTTTGGCCCCGTGATGTTCATCGGTTTTTTTGTCGGGATCGTATTTTTCGTCTCCGCCGGCAGCTTTCTCTATTTCCGGCTGTACAGCGATCTGGATGAAGACAAGCAGAAGTTCAAGGCCATCTCCAAGCTGGGGCTGAGTGATAAAGAGCTCCGCCGGATATTGAACCGGCAGATCAGCCTGCTCTTCTTCGCCCCGATCGTGGTCGCGCTTGTGCATGGAGCCGTTGCCCTTACCACGCTATCACACATGTTCCAGTACTCCATATTCAGGGAGTCCCTGCTTGTGCTGGGCCTGTTCTTCTTCATTCAGGTGATCTACTTCTTCATTGTCCGCCTGTTCTACACGAGGCAGATCCGGTCCGCGTTGGCCGGATAA
- a CDS encoding ABC transporter ATP-binding protein — MLEVKKVSKIYEGNVAYRALTDIDLTIAAGEFVGIMGPSGSGKTTLLNLIATVDVPTTGSIMINNKDTGKLDKNELAVFRRRELGFVFQDFNLLNTLTVEENIVLPLTLDGTRVSEMKQKAREIAGKLGISAIMKKRTYEISGGQAQRTAIARAMIHSPKLLLADEPTGNLDSKAAKDVMDLLETLNREQSTTMMLVTHDAVAASYCHRVVFIKDGRFYTEIHCGDNRQSFFQKIIDTLSLLGGYSHDVPPVRIP, encoded by the coding sequence ATGCTGGAGGTAAAAAAGGTCAGTAAAATATATGAAGGAAATGTGGCCTACCGGGCATTGACCGACATTGATTTAACCATTGCCGCCGGAGAGTTCGTGGGGATTATGGGACCCTCCGGCAGCGGAAAAACAACGCTGCTGAATCTGATTGCCACAGTGGACGTTCCGACTACCGGGAGCATTATGATCAATAACAAGGACACGGGCAAGCTGGACAAAAATGAGCTGGCGGTATTCCGCCGCCGCGAGCTGGGCTTTGTCTTTCAGGATTTCAATCTGCTGAACACCCTGACTGTGGAGGAGAATATAGTGCTGCCGCTGACACTGGACGGAACCCGGGTCAGTGAAATGAAGCAAAAGGCCCGGGAGATTGCCGGTAAGCTGGGGATCAGCGCCATTATGAAAAAACGTACCTACGAGATCTCCGGCGGACAGGCCCAGCGGACAGCAATCGCCAGAGCCATGATTCATTCTCCGAAGCTGCTGCTGGCCGATGAGCCTACCGGTAATCTCGATTCCAAGGCCGCCAAGGATGTGATGGATTTGCTGGAAACGCTCAACCGGGAGCAGTCCACGACGATGATGCTTGTTACTCATGATGCAGTAGCCGCCAGCTATTGTCACCGTGTGGTATTCATCAAGGATGGCAGGTTCTATACGGAGATTCACTGCGGGGATAACCGCCAGAGCTTTTTTCAGAAAATTATTGATACACTTTCGCTGTTAGGGGGATACAGCCATGACGTTCCGCCAGTTCGCATTCCGTAA
- a CDS encoding sensor histidine kinase, which produces MKLFIREHALLLAVQLMQFAAILSIYWLDGYHDLPTALYAVFIGFFFLGCYLIYQYISRRRYYLRLSRPLAALDESFQTLEDKPASKALEQLLHSQYRHYQQQLTAVKLQQEQHLTFIDQWVHQMKTPLSVIELSVQNLDEPEAASIREELELMRRGLHTVLYMARLRAFEQDFHIKPVVLPNLISEVVHDHKRLFIRNSIFPEVNVSSSGITAQSDEKWLFFMLSQLISNAIKYSAAADKTGNGQKVTVSCYLRGADAVIEVKDHGIGIPKSDHKRVFAPFFTGDNGRGLRESTGMGLYLTKEAADRLGHRLELESAVGMGTVMKIILTAHP; this is translated from the coding sequence ATGAAGCTGTTTATCCGTGAGCACGCGCTATTGTTGGCGGTTCAGCTGATGCAATTCGCTGCTATATTGTCTATTTACTGGCTCGACGGCTACCATGATCTGCCCACCGCGCTCTATGCAGTATTCATAGGCTTCTTCTTTCTCGGCTGCTACCTGATCTATCAATATATCAGCAGGCGGCGTTATTATCTTCGGCTCAGCAGACCGCTTGCGGCACTGGACGAATCCTTCCAGACCCTGGAGGACAAGCCTGCCTCTAAGGCGCTGGAGCAGCTGCTGCACTCCCAGTACCGCCACTATCAGCAACAGCTCACTGCGGTGAAGCTCCAGCAGGAGCAACATCTAACCTTCATAGACCAGTGGGTGCATCAGATGAAGACCCCGTTGTCGGTAATAGAGCTGAGTGTACAGAACCTTGACGAGCCGGAGGCTGCCAGCATCCGGGAGGAGCTGGAGCTTATGCGGCGGGGACTGCACACTGTGCTGTACATGGCCAGGCTGCGGGCGTTTGAACAAGATTTTCATATTAAGCCTGTGGTCCTGCCGAACTTGATAAGCGAGGTGGTCCATGATCACAAGCGGCTCTTCATCCGTAACTCTATCTTTCCCGAGGTGAATGTCTCCTCTTCCGGCATTACCGCCCAGAGCGATGAGAAGTGGCTGTTCTTCATGCTGTCCCAACTCATAAGCAACGCCATCAAGTATTCCGCAGCAGCGGACAAGACAGGCAACGGACAGAAGGTTACGGTATCCTGCTATCTCCGGGGAGCGGACGCGGTCATTGAAGTGAAGGATCACGGCATCGGCATTCCGAAGTCCGATCACAAGCGTGTATTCGCCCCCTTTTTCACCGGGGACAACGGGCGGGGACTGCGGGAATCTACGGGAATGGGACTGTACTTGACCAAAGAGGCGGCCGACCGCCTCGGACACCGGCTTGAACTGGAATCGGCGGTTGGCATGGGAACGGTGATGAAGATTATTTTGACGGCCCATCCTTAG
- a CDS encoding response regulator transcription factor, which yields MPKILIVEDDPKIADLLLSAIEKYGYEGGRVKDFRQVLQEFEQVRPDLVLLDVNLPSYDGYYWCRQIRKISTCPVLFISARDGEMDQIMALENGGDDYITKPFHSGIVLAKIHSHLRRAYGEYAAKREELMLEKEGLKLYLERLELQYGPSAVSLTRKESDLTQSLMERYPRVASREALLEKLWDPQAFVDENTLNVNIARVRKKFQELGLEDAVLTVRGSGYRLNPSWSEAKR from the coding sequence ATGCCCAAAATTCTGATCGTGGAAGATGATCCGAAGATTGCAGACCTGCTGCTGTCAGCGATTGAGAAGTATGGTTATGAGGGGGGCAGGGTCAAAGATTTTCGTCAGGTGCTACAAGAATTTGAACAGGTAAGGCCGGATCTGGTGCTGCTGGATGTGAATTTGCCCAGCTATGACGGGTATTACTGGTGCCGGCAGATCCGAAAGATCTCTACTTGTCCTGTGCTGTTCATTTCGGCGCGGGACGGGGAGATGGACCAGATTATGGCGCTGGAGAACGGCGGGGATGATTATATTACGAAGCCCTTTCACTCCGGGATTGTACTGGCCAAAATCCATAGCCACCTCCGCCGGGCCTACGGGGAATATGCGGCAAAACGCGAGGAGCTGATGCTGGAGAAGGAAGGGCTTAAGCTCTATCTGGAACGGCTCGAATTGCAGTATGGACCGTCGGCTGTGAGCCTAACCCGCAAGGAATCGGATCTCACCCAGAGCCTTATGGAGCGTTATCCGAGAGTAGCCAGCCGGGAAGCCCTGCTGGAGAAGCTGTGGGATCCGCAGGCATTTGTGGATGAGAACACGCTGAATGTGAATATTGCACGGGTGCGGAAGAAATTTCAGGAGCTTGGGCTGGAAGATGCCGTGCTTACAGTCAGAGGTTCGGGCTACCGGCTGAACCCAAGCTGGTCTGAGGCTAAGCGATGA
- a CDS encoding class I SAM-dependent methyltransferase, which translates to MINHLFSLARQPALWQRSVEPFWNDGHISKQMLEAHLNPDWEAASRRHSDIDCSVKWLSRLIPPGSRILDLGCGPGLYTKRLSEQGYNVTGLDFSRRSIAYAQEHDTRSRYIYQNYLELNYTEAFDSITLIYCDYGALTLSERNTLLSKVYRALKPGGLFIFDVFTQKTNWSKQDSTSWRVYPDGGFWNAEPHVCLEASYFFEGHTVEARQTVILTDYELHHYLIWNTVFTQVTLAEEVLPWGFQLDSVYDDSCGSPYTGGADTLCFVLRKAQRA; encoded by the coding sequence ATGATAAATCACCTGTTTTCACTTGCAAGACAACCTGCGCTCTGGCAACGAAGCGTTGAACCCTTTTGGAATGACGGGCATATCTCGAAGCAAATGCTGGAAGCTCATCTGAATCCGGACTGGGAAGCGGCGAGCCGCAGGCACAGCGATATTGACTGTTCAGTGAAGTGGCTTAGCCGTCTGATCCCGCCGGGGAGCCGTATTCTTGACCTTGGCTGTGGACCGGGACTCTATACCAAGCGTCTCTCTGAACAGGGGTATAATGTAACGGGACTTGATTTCTCAAGACGTTCAATCGCCTATGCCCAAGAGCATGATACGCGGAGCCGGTATATCTATCAGAATTATTTGGAGCTGAATTATACCGAAGCGTTCGATAGCATCACCTTGATTTATTGTGATTACGGCGCGCTTACACTAAGTGAGCGAAACACCCTGCTGTCTAAGGTATACCGTGCCTTAAAGCCAGGCGGTCTGTTTATCTTCGATGTGTTCACGCAGAAGACGAATTGGAGTAAGCAGGACAGTACCTCGTGGAGGGTGTATCCAGACGGAGGTTTTTGGAATGCTGAACCGCATGTATGTCTCGAAGCGTCTTATTTCTTCGAGGGGCATACCGTGGAGGCCCGTCAGACCGTCATCCTTACCGATTATGAGCTGCATCATTATTTGATCTGGAACACGGTGTTTACACAGGTGACCCTTGCGGAGGAAGTGTTGCCTTGGGGATTCCAACTGGACAGTGTTTACGATGATAGCTGCGGCAGTCCGTATACGGGGGGAGCAGACACGCTATGTTTTGTACTTAGGAAGGCACAGCGTGCATAG
- a CDS encoding MBL fold metallo-hydrolase — protein MLNRIESFQGSRHFRLQYIADSTVAAVAVPGTGSLANAAIIDLGGLTLVVDTFATLEAAQDLKAAAEHLTGNPVSYVINTHWHSDHTTGNQVFVPDAQLIATSGTHEMMNTFSRDRVAQYQNNREKMLEAIGEAELQCGQETDTKLQQEMAWENATDREFVNMLPQLVHTVPTITFDRQMTIHGSNRSAQLITYGGGHTQSDAVVYLPEDKVIIIGDLVLSNHHPVLANANPQEWLHILEQIERLDVETIIPGHGEVCSLQQLHEVKGYISRMIAIVTEAVQNQQSIEEIVIPEEYRAWYFTTYFKTNLNKLYDLITTSEE, from the coding sequence ATGCTGAACAGGATTGAATCATTTCAAGGCTCCAGGCATTTCCGTCTGCAATATATTGCAGATAGCACCGTTGCAGCGGTTGCGGTTCCAGGCACAGGCTCACTCGCAAACGCGGCCATTATTGACCTGGGGGGACTCACTCTGGTGGTGGACACATTCGCGACGCTGGAGGCGGCTCAGGATTTGAAGGCTGCGGCTGAGCATCTCACAGGGAACCCTGTATCCTATGTAATCAACACACACTGGCACAGCGATCATACCACTGGCAATCAGGTGTTTGTGCCTGACGCTCAGCTGATTGCAACATCCGGCACCCATGAGATGATGAATACATTCTCCAGAGACCGGGTAGCCCAGTACCAGAACAACAGAGAGAAGATGCTGGAGGCGATTGGAGAAGCTGAATTGCAATGCGGGCAGGAGACAGATACTAAGCTTCAGCAGGAAATGGCCTGGGAGAATGCAACGGACCGTGAATTTGTGAATATGCTTCCGCAGCTGGTGCATACGGTGCCGACGATAACTTTTGACCGGCAAATGACCATTCACGGCAGCAACCGCAGCGCCCAGCTCATTACATATGGCGGAGGGCATACGCAGAGCGATGCTGTTGTGTACCTTCCTGAAGATAAAGTGATCATCATCGGGGATCTGGTGCTCTCGAACCACCATCCGGTGCTGGCTAATGCCAACCCTCAGGAGTGGCTGCATATTTTGGAGCAGATTGAGCGGTTGGATGTGGAGACGATCATACCGGGGCATGGTGAAGTATGCTCCCTCCAACAGCTTCATGAGGTGAAGGGATACATAAGCAGAATGATCGCCATCGTGACCGAAGCCGTTCAGAATCAGCAGAGTATTGAAGAGATCGTAATACCTGAAGAATACCGGGCTTGGTACTTCACAACCTATTTCAAGACAAATTTGAATAAGCTGTATGACCTGATTACTACGTCAGAGGAGTAA
- a CDS encoding DUF6609 family protein has translation MNKRVCGLWLIWVAAILFAGLLAGGAQLISMPVFSLGYMAGFFWILTGKAVSRKLSYGPQTAFQGKMTLYSIILMFVIMVLVGGPHFGDGNYRMVWLGAFLAIGLHFIPMAWVHGRSMPLLAVLLSANAVAGMVWPELSFHALVYVDLAVKVLWGTLLLLSGRPAAAAEPFENSSNIAN, from the coding sequence ATGAATAAAAGAGTGTGCGGATTGTGGCTCATCTGGGTGGCCGCCATCCTGTTTGCGGGGCTGCTTGCGGGGGGAGCGCAGCTGATCTCCATGCCGGTATTTTCACTCGGGTATATGGCCGGTTTTTTCTGGATCTTGACCGGCAAAGCGGTCAGCCGCAAGCTGTCCTACGGACCGCAAACGGCCTTTCAGGGCAAAATGACTCTCTACTCTATCATTCTAATGTTCGTGATTATGGTGCTGGTAGGCGGTCCTCACTTCGGGGACGGCAATTACCGGATGGTCTGGCTGGGGGCTTTTTTGGCGATAGGTCTTCATTTCATTCCGATGGCCTGGGTGCATGGACGTTCCATGCCTCTGCTGGCCGTCCTGCTAAGCGCTAATGCTGTGGCGGGGATGGTGTGGCCGGAGCTTTCTTTTCACGCCCTGGTCTATGTAGATCTTGCTGTCAAAGTGCTCTGGGGGACTCTGCTCCTCTTGTCCGGCCGCCCGGCTGCTGCTGCAGAACCGTTCGAAAATTCTTCGAATATCGCCAACTAA
- a CDS encoding glycoside hydrolase family 88 protein, whose protein sequence is MMNWEQAIEQTLTTTRLNVKRFGERFPIVSMGDGKYHLTDHTNWTEGFWPGILWLSYEYSRDPEIHAAAIQATDSFRQRMLDGQALDHHDIGFLYSLSAKARWIADKDEASRLLALQAADQLMKRWRPGPQLFQAWGPEGDEDNGGRIIIDCLMNLPLLCWASEQTGDPVYARAARIHAETSRRFLVRGDDSSYHTFYFDQQSGDALRGGTAQGYQDGSTWTRGQAWGVYGFALAYRSFQDPHYLETSKRMARYFVEHLPADHVAYWDFDAPQQEDTPRDSSASAITVCGLLELLEHLPQNDPDRDYFSNAVNKSMDSLINHYFTAGHPSEEGFLRHGSYSVRGNASPDDFMIWGDYFFLEALLRLARGVPGYWYERGNSELTNQI, encoded by the coding sequence ATGATGAACTGGGAGCAGGCGATTGAGCAGACGCTTACGACTACGCGGCTTAATGTGAAGCGATTTGGTGAGAGGTTTCCGATTGTAAGTATGGGGGACGGCAAATATCATCTGACCGACCACACCAACTGGACGGAGGGCTTCTGGCCCGGCATTCTGTGGCTGAGCTATGAATACAGCCGGGACCCGGAGATTCACGCCGCCGCTATCCAGGCGACAGATTCCTTCCGCCAGCGCATGCTGGACGGGCAGGCGCTGGATCACCACGATATCGGCTTCCTGTACTCGCTCTCGGCCAAGGCCCGCTGGATCGCAGACAAGGATGAAGCCTCGCGTCTGCTCGCCTTGCAGGCAGCGGACCAGCTAATGAAGCGCTGGCGCCCCGGTCCGCAGCTCTTTCAGGCTTGGGGACCCGAGGGCGATGAAGACAACGGCGGACGGATTATCATCGACTGCCTGATGAATCTACCGCTCCTCTGCTGGGCCAGTGAACAGACCGGCGACCCGGTCTATGCCAGGGCTGCCCGTATCCACGCCGAGACAAGCCGCCGCTTCCTGGTGAGGGGCGACGACTCTTCTTACCATACCTTTTATTTCGACCAGCAGTCGGGGGATGCCCTTCGCGGGGGGACGGCGCAGGGGTATCAGGACGGCTCCACCTGGACGCGGGGACAGGCCTGGGGCGTCTACGGCTTCGCTCTCGCCTACCGCAGCTTCCAAGATCCGCATTATCTTGAAACCTCCAAAAGAATGGCCCGCTACTTCGTGGAGCATCTCCCCGCCGACCATGTGGCCTATTGGGATTTCGATGCTCCGCAGCAGGAAGACACCCCACGCGACAGCTCCGCTTCCGCCATCACGGTATGCGGTCTCCTGGAGCTGCTGGAGCATCTGCCGCAGAATGATCCCGACCGGGACTATTTCAGTAACGCCGTGAACAAATCCATGGACTCGCTGATCAATCACTACTTCACTGCAGGCCACCCATCTGAAGAGGGATTTCTGCGGCACGGCTCCTATTCGGTCAGAGGCAACGCCTCCCCGGACGACTTCATGATCTGGGGCGATTACTTCTTCCTGGAGGCGCTGCTGCGTCTTGCGCGGGGGGTTCCGGGGTATTGGTATGAACGGGGAAATAGTGAATTGACAAATCAGATCTAA
- a CDS encoding LytTR family transcriptional regulator DNA-binding domain-containing protein — MQFQPIYEDGELIMPKLELDLSANPSVGIITDLRRKQLLMKQLSRESGNYLSWAGQNEYMRLTVEELISFLIRMSGREERAAVLADYFALKEERKVRLMQLSSSKRVYVTLLRAFFAHQSTLVLDEPYFYLEEQDRRQLKRILDDLSQQKRILILTSNLEDALISCDVIYRLSGSGLHQLDIRDSEEDRQEAQKQDEANITLQKVSTKREDKVILFDPPEIDFIESVEGSILVHVGGEHYDCALTLTQLEARLLNFGFFRCHRSYIVNLQKVREIITWTKNSYSLRLNTGKEAVVPLSRSKLQELKALLKL, encoded by the coding sequence ATGCAATTTCAACCTATTTATGAAGACGGAGAATTAATTATGCCGAAGCTCGAGCTTGATCTGTCTGCGAACCCTTCGGTTGGTATTATCACAGATTTGAGGCGCAAGCAGTTATTAATGAAGCAATTGTCCCGGGAATCCGGCAATTATTTGTCGTGGGCCGGGCAGAACGAATATATGCGGTTGACGGTAGAGGAGCTAATCTCGTTTCTGATCCGGATGTCGGGACGCGAGGAGCGGGCGGCAGTGTTAGCTGATTATTTTGCGCTGAAGGAGGAACGTAAGGTCAGATTGATGCAGCTCAGCTCTTCGAAAAGGGTGTATGTGACCCTGCTGCGGGCTTTTTTCGCCCATCAGTCCACGCTCGTATTGGATGAGCCGTATTTCTACCTGGAGGAGCAGGACCGCCGCCAGCTGAAGCGGATACTGGATGACCTGTCGCAGCAGAAAAGGATACTCATTCTGACCTCAAATCTGGAGGATGCATTGATCTCCTGTGATGTCATCTACCGGCTGAGCGGTTCCGGGCTTCATCAGCTGGATATCCGCGATTCGGAAGAGGACAGGCAGGAGGCACAGAAGCAGGATGAGGCCAACATCACCTTGCAGAAGGTCTCGACCAAACGGGAGGATAAGGTGATTCTATTTGACCCGCCCGAGATTGATTTTATAGAAAGTGTAGAAGGCTCTATCCTGGTTCATGTCGGCGGTGAGCATTATGATTGTGCCCTGACCTTGACCCAGCTCGAAGCGCGGCTGCTGAACTTCGGCTTCTTCCGGTGCCACCGGTCCTACATCGTCAATCTGCAAAAGGTACGCGAGATCATTACCTGGACGAAGAACAGCTACAGTCTGCGGCTGAACACCGGCAAGGAGGCCGTGGTTCCGTTATCCCGCTCCAAATTGCAGGAACTTAAGGCGCTGCTTAAGCTGTAA
- a CDS encoding ABC transporter ATP-binding protein — protein sequence MAVIQVEQVRKTFGARDALTEVSFSIPKGEIFGFLGPSGAGKTTLIKILTAQLKPTGGAAKVFDQPAEAMQQSAQKMRFGILTDNSGLYERLSIEENLELYRKLYDLPRSAVDQVLQFVNLSSERKKKTNTLSKGMRQRVMLACAIIHEPELLFLDEPTSALDPVNSAHIYKGLRYLNEKGTTIFITTHNMAEAELLCNRVAILYQGRIQTIGSPRELKRQHSENLIRVELTSGEVHELPVDGDTADRIADWMKRGLIEQVETKEPSLGDIFIKMTGSELL from the coding sequence ATGGCGGTTATTCAGGTAGAGCAGGTCCGCAAGACCTTCGGGGCGAGAGATGCGCTGACAGAGGTGTCCTTCAGTATTCCAAAAGGGGAGATTTTCGGGTTCCTCGGTCCGAGCGGTGCAGGCAAAACCACCTTGATCAAGATTCTGACTGCACAGCTGAAGCCGACAGGCGGAGCGGCCAAAGTATTCGATCAGCCGGCGGAGGCGATGCAGCAGTCGGCCCAGAAGATGCGTTTTGGCATTCTGACCGATAACAGCGGCCTGTACGAGCGGTTGTCCATAGAGGAGAATCTGGAGCTGTACCGGAAGCTGTATGATCTTCCCCGCTCTGCGGTGGATCAGGTGCTGCAGTTCGTTAATTTGAGCAGTGAGCGCAAGAAGAAAACAAATACGCTGTCCAAAGGGATGCGTCAGCGGGTGATGCTGGCCTGCGCCATTATCCATGAGCCGGAGCTGTTGTTCCTGGATGAGCCGACCTCGGCACTGGACCCTGTGAATTCAGCGCATATCTATAAAGGCTTACGTTATCTGAATGAGAAGGGCACCACCATCTTCATCACCACGCATAATATGGCGGAGGCGGAGCTGCTCTGTAACCGTGTGGCGATTCTCTATCAGGGACGCATCCAGACCATCGGCTCTCCGCGGGAGCTGAAGCGGCAGCACAGCGAGAACCTAATCCGGGTGGAGCTGACCAGCGGTGAGGTTCATGAGCTTCCGGTGGACGGGGATACGGCGGACCGGATCGCGGATTGGATGAAGCGGGGACTTATTGAACAGGTAGAGACGAAGGAACCGAGTCTGGGTGATATTTTTATCAAAATGACGGGAAGTGAGCTGCTATGA
- a CDS encoding ABC transporter permease, which yields MNISYKRASAIFVKDYKEFSRNYALSIMLLFPILFALLFKSAGASLPGAAGFLFNSSFVLLTCFAQACLIAEEKERNTLRTLMMTPATTMDVLMGKSSLVFVMSTVVLTISALLFGYEPANVGAFVAAIVLSIVLYTAAGTICGLYSKTLLDASLSIIPVAFIFMGAPWGALLAKDYPILGVLDYMPSSQLIHLLNLSPAGYSAAEVWPPLLIIAAWTAVLTLVSLVLYQKRLRDE from the coding sequence ATGAACATCTCCTATAAGCGGGCCAGCGCGATCTTTGTGAAGGATTATAAGGAATTCTCGCGCAATTATGCGCTGTCCATTATGCTGCTGTTTCCGATTCTGTTTGCGCTGCTGTTCAAAAGCGCAGGTGCATCCTTGCCGGGAGCGGCCGGATTTCTGTTCAACAGCTCGTTTGTCCTGCTGACCTGCTTCGCCCAAGCTTGTCTGATTGCGGAAGAGAAGGAACGTAACACACTGCGGACACTCATGATGACTCCGGCTACAACAATGGATGTGCTGATGGGGAAAAGCAGTCTGGTCTTTGTCATGTCTACGGTGGTTCTCACCATCTCTGCCTTGTTGTTTGGCTATGAGCCGGCGAATGTAGGGGCATTCGTAGCCGCGATCGTGCTTTCCATAGTACTTTACACTGCAGCCGGGACGATCTGCGGTCTCTATTCCAAAACCTTGCTTGATGCGTCCTTATCCATCATCCCGGTAGCCTTCATCTTCATGGGCGCACCGTGGGGAGCATTATTGGCGAAGGATTATCCAATATTAGGAGTGCTGGACTACATGCCAAGCAGCCAATTGATACATTTGCTGAACCTGAGCCCAGCGGGTTATTCGGCGGCAGAGGTGTGGCCGCCTCTCCTAATCATTGCAGCGTGGACAGCCGTGCTGACCCTTGTGTCTCTGGTGCTGTACCAGAAGCGGCTCCGGGACGAATAG